The sequence CCTCGTCAAGCAGCTTAATCATCCCGAATTTTTAGGATATAATGCTTCCAGCGGCAACTCCGCAGCTGGGATAATCCTTAGCAACATGTTTTCGTATTCGAAAGACGGGATCACCGTCTCCTCCATGCTTGACACCCGTAAGCCAAATGCTAGAGATGAGTACCCTATAAAGATTCGGGTAAATATTAAGCGCCAACGAGAATACTACTCCATTGGAAGAAGCATCTCCAAGGAAGAATGGGAGAAACTGCCAACCAGCAAAACAGCAGCAGCGAAAAAGCTGAAAGAGGAGATCGAATCCAGCTTTTCCCTTGTCCGTAAAAATGTCGAGTACATGGTTGAAAGGGGGGAATTCTCTGTCGATCTCTTGAACCTAAGGCTTGGCCGTGGAACAGGTGATACTGTAAATACTGCCATTCGAGCTAAGATTGAAATGCTTAAAAATGAAGGACGCATTGGCAGCATGCGCACTTATGAAAATACACTTGTTCTAGTTGAGCGATTCGCTGGTAAAAACATTCAATTTAGTTCCATAAGCATTTCATGGTTAAAGCGCTGTGAACAGGAATGGCTTAAGAACAAAAACTATACAACTATAGGCATCCATTTTCGCAACCTTAGAACCATCCTGAATGATGCCAAGCGAGCTGGAATCATTAAGGAAGCCCAATACCCATTTGGAAAAGGAAAGTTTGAAATTAAGACCGGTGAAGCTCACAAGAAGGCGCTCTCCATGGAACAAATTAAGGACATATTCGAATACTACAGCGAGAATGAAACAACAATGAGGTATCGCGACCTATGGGTAATGAGCTACCTATGCAACGGCATCAACATTACAGACTTGGCTAAACTCCATTTTTCCAACATCATCAACGGGGAGATTTGCTTTGTACGCCAGAAAACTTCCCGAACGGCAAAGACAAGACGAGAAATAAAGGTTGTTATCACAGATGATATCCAACGCATTATAGATAAATGGGGTAATAAGCCAAAACCTGACAGCTACATCTTTCCTTACCTTAAAGGAAATGAAAGTCCATTAGAGCAGAAAACAATCATAGAGGATCTAATCAAGCGTATCAACAAGCGCATGAAGCTTATAGGTGAAGAATTGGGCATCGGTAAGATTACAACCTATGCAGCACGTCACAGCTACGCGACCATTCTTAAGCGCTCAGGAGCAAACATCGCCTACATTAGCGAATCTCTTGGGCATACCGACCTTAAGACAACAGAATCCTACCTGGCCAGCTTTGAGCGGGAAGAACGCATTAAAAATGCGGCTCTTTTAACCCAATTCTCCCTGTAGAACATGTAAATATAGGATATATAGGTTGTCAATAGTGACGTAACAACAAGCAAGCTGACTATGAAAGGATTTGTAGAGTACATCATTGCCAATATTGAAAACTTTGAGGAAGAAATCGAATTCGAAATGCTTAAAAAGGAGCATGAAGATAATAAGCGATTCGTGGAGGAAGTGCTTGACCTGCTATAGTTCCAACAGCTCAATAAAGAGTCAAAATGAAGAAGATGGACAAGAAAAAGGCTCAAGAAGCATTGGAGGCCTTAAGCAGGGTAGCAGCTACGCTTAACGAGCAATGCGCCGACGACCCCAACACCATGCGAGCCATTGGTAAGATAATCGTTCAAGTAGATGACCTAATTTTCAGACTGAAAAGAAAAGGATGCTAACAGGCATCCTTTCTTTATTTCAGTCCCAATACAGAACCTAGTTACAAGATTAGTTCATTAATGTTCTTCTCACTCCTATACCGCTTTTGAGATAGCGGCTGCTTATGCAATCCAACCTCTACAATGTACCCTCGTCGATCAAGCCACCTGAACTCTTCGGCAAAGCCAAAAACCTCAGCCAGTGAAGAATCAGAAAAGGAGGCTATATCTCTCAACGAAATACCCTCAGCCTCAGCCTTATCCTTACCCATCTCGTGCACCACCAGCCAGATTATGGCCTGTCTAGGCTTCATTTTGAGGCTCCTTACAAGCGTCCTAAATGATGGGATGACCCTTACGAGCCATTCGGCATTGAGACGGCATCCCCTTAGCAACTCATCAAGCGATATCCGCACAGCACATTCAAGCACCATAAGCAACGTAGATTTCCAGCGAACCTACGAGGTACTAATAACTTATGCAGCAGGGTTGATGATTTTTCGCTAAAGAGCGTCTTCTTCAAGAAAGTTGTCGGGAAGGAATTCTTTTGGTGAGCAGTTGAATACTTTTGCCAGCTCGTTGATATGGTTGAGGTTGTACTTTGCTCGCATTTTTGGATTCTCTACATCCCCTATAAATCCTTTTGAAACATTTAAGCAGAATGCTAGCGTTGCCTGTGACATCTTCTCTTTCATGCGCTTAGTTTTCACAGCATCAATAACGTACTGTTCTATCTTAGTTTTCAATTGGATATATTTTTTTACCAATCCAATGATAAAAAATCGCCATTCTCAATCGCACTTACATGTATGTGTATTATATTTGCTATTGAAATTCTCAAAAAATCATTTTGATATGAAAAAAATTACATTAGCAGTATTGGCATTTTCAGCCATTCTTTTGGTAGCATCATGTGGAAGTAAGGAAACAAAAGAAAGCGCTGATACAGCAACAACTACAAGTTTGACCGGCACAGAGACAACAGCTGAGACAGCAAGCAGTGAAAATTGGGATGATGTACTCAACAGCTACGAAGAGTATATTGACCAATACATTAAGCTAATGAAAAAAGCAAATGCGGGTGACATGTCCGCAGTTTCTGAATATCCAGCCATGATGGATAAGGCCAACGAACTTGGCGAGAAACTGCAGAATGCAAGCACAACCCTTACTACCGAACAGATGAGCAGGTTTACTGAGCTACAAACTAAACTGACCAATGCAGCTACCGAAATGATGAAGTAGCATAATTACTGCCCCAATAATAATCCCCACACAACAAGATGCTATTCTTTTGTATGGGGATCGCTATTAAAGAAAAAGGTCAAGTACTTTTTCCCTGAAGAACATTTCTACCTTATAAGCAAATAGCAGCCCCTTTTCTACCAAGCGTCTGCTTTTCGTTTTATGGCGGTATATGATCGCTGCTTGTGCTAGGGGCATTGCAAATGCGGCCTAGTTTCGTGCTTTAATTTTACTCTAGATAGCAAGATTTGCTATCAAATTACTTAAAAAATCTTTTATATGAAAAAATTTGTTCTGGGCATACTCTCAGCATGCCTACTTCTTTCCAGCTGCTCAAAAGACGATGCACCTAAGCCAACTGATTTGAAACACGAGGTAAAGTTTACCGTCTCTCCATTTTCGCAAGAGATAACCGACATTTCATATGCGAAGTCATTGAGTACATCGATAGGTTATCTCGAATACATTGTTTACAATAGTAGCGGGGTAAAAGTGAACAGAATATCTCAGAAAAGTTCTGATACAAATTTTGGCGTAATTGCTGACCAACTTAGCAGTGGAACTTATACGATCATTATTTTGGGTACTAAGGATACACCCAATATAAGTGATGATACCAATAAGGATTGTGCCAATGTTTATGGAAAAACTTGTGATTCTTTCTATAAACAATTAACTATCAAGGTTGATAAAGAGAATATATCTCAAAACATTGTCCTTGATCGTATTGTTTCATATTTGGAGACTGTCATTACCGATGCGATTCCATCCAATGCAAAGAAAATTGTCCTTAATATTGAAAACGAAAGTGGATCTTTTTTCTTATTAGGAGGTGGTGAGC is a genomic window of Alistipes sp. ZOR0009 containing:
- a CDS encoding site-specific integrase, with translation MFSYSKDGITVSSMLDTRKPNARDEYPIKIRVNIKRQREYYSIGRSISKEEWEKLPTSKTAAAKKLKEEIESSFSLVRKNVEYMVERGEFSVDLLNLRLGRGTGDTVNTAIRAKIEMLKNEGRIGSMRTYENTLVLVERFAGKNIQFSSISISWLKRCEQEWLKNKNYTTIGIHFRNLRTILNDAKRAGIIKEAQYPFGKGKFEIKTGEAHKKALSMEQIKDIFEYYSENETTMRYRDLWVMSYLCNGINITDLAKLHFSNIINGEICFVRQKTSRTAKTRREIKVVITDDIQRIIDKWGNKPKPDSYIFPYLKGNESPLEQKTIIEDLIKRINKRMKLIGEELGIGKITTYAARHSYATILKRSGANIAYISESLGHTDLKTTESYLASFEREERIKNAALLTQFSL
- a CDS encoding helix-turn-helix domain-containing protein, giving the protein MKEKMSQATLAFCLNVSKGFIGDVENPKMRAKYNLNHINELAKVFNCSPKEFLPDNFLEEDAL
- a CDS encoding DUF6591 domain-containing protein codes for the protein MKKITLAVLAFSAILLVASCGSKETKESADTATTTSLTGTETTAETASSENWDDVLNSYEEYIDQYIKLMKKANAGDMSAVSEYPAMMDKANELGEKLQNASTTLTTEQMSRFTELQTKLTNAATEMMK